Proteins from a genomic interval of Polaribacter sejongensis:
- a CDS encoding cell envelope biogenesis protein OmpA produces MKKMPADNNKDNRFELLRDLLLADDREKFDSLSEEIILREKLSKRVAPLVDEKITDLRNNFSRDFGDTITETIKVQIRDSQDEVVEALYPIMGKMVKKFIVAEITKLSDSINETVKEKFSIQQILKRFFKGKRNDAGIILEGVFEFVIEEVFIIEKESGLLSGNYSRGNIADKDMISGMLTAIKSFAEDAFSKEGQDLENIKFETFQLSIKNFKTIYIAIATSGVITEEIAEELSDNINNLSEIILRDRSYLSDEERLNNLILNELIKE; encoded by the coding sequence ATGAAAAAAATGCCTGCAGATAACAATAAAGACAATCGTTTTGAGTTGCTCAGAGACCTTTTATTAGCTGATGATAGAGAGAAATTTGATTCTCTTAGTGAAGAAATTATCCTTAGAGAAAAACTGTCTAAAAGAGTAGCTCCTCTTGTAGATGAAAAAATTACGGACTTACGTAATAATTTTTCAAGAGATTTTGGAGACACCATTACAGAGACAATAAAAGTTCAAATAAGAGACTCTCAAGATGAAGTTGTAGAAGCCTTATACCCAATTATGGGTAAAATGGTTAAGAAATTTATTGTTGCAGAAATTACTAAATTATCAGACAGTATCAATGAAACTGTAAAAGAAAAATTCTCTATTCAACAAATTCTTAAAAGATTTTTTAAAGGAAAAAGAAATGATGCTGGTATTATTTTAGAAGGAGTTTTTGAATTTGTTATAGAAGAGGTTTTTATCATAGAAAAAGAATCTGGTTTACTTTCTGGAAATTATTCTAGAGGGAATATTGCAGATAAAGATATGATATCAGGCATGTTAACCGCTATTAAATCTTTTGCTGAAGACGCCTTTTCTAAAGAAGGTCAGGATTTAGAAAATATAAAGTTCGAAACTTTTCAGCTTTCTATAAAAAACTTTAAAACTATTTATATTGCCATTGCAACTTCTGGTGTTATCACAGAAGAGATTGCAGAAGAATTGTCTGACAATATAAATAACTTATCAGAAATTATTTTAAGAGATCGTTCTTATTTATCGGATGAAGAGCGTTTGAATAATTTAATTTTAAACGAATTGATTAAAGAGTAA
- a CDS encoding MBL fold metallo-hydrolase has protein sequence MNFTKKQLNITFLGTGTSQGIPMIASNHPVCLSKNLKDKRLRSSVLISWDHVSYTVDCGLDFRQQMLRENVQSLNGVFFTHEHADHIGGLDDLRAFCYQIGEMPIYLLERTLLSLEKRFDYIFSVENRYPGAPSVLPKLVDKTSFNVEGVKVTPIEVLHGKLPIVAYRFGDFAYLTDVKTVSDEEKLKLKDLDVLVINALRIEEHPTHFNLQEALDFIAEVKPKKAYLTHISHKLGFHNEVSKMLPENVFLAYDGLKITV, from the coding sequence ATGAACTTTACCAAGAAACAACTCAATATTACCTTTTTAGGAACAGGGACGTCACAGGGAATTCCTATGATTGCAAGTAATCACCCTGTTTGTTTGTCTAAAAACTTAAAAGACAAACGTTTAAGGTCTTCTGTTTTAATTTCTTGGGACCATGTTTCTTATACTGTAGATTGTGGTTTAGACTTTAGACAGCAAATGTTAAGAGAGAATGTACAATCTTTAAATGGCGTCTTTTTTACGCATGAACATGCAGATCATATTGGTGGTTTAGACGATTTAAGAGCTTTTTGTTATCAAATTGGGGAAATGCCAATTTATTTATTGGAAAGAACCTTGCTAAGTTTAGAAAAAAGATTTGATTATATTTTTAGTGTAGAAAACAGGTATCCTGGTGCGCCGAGTGTATTGCCAAAGTTGGTAGATAAAACAAGTTTTAATGTAGAAGGAGTAAAGGTAACACCTATAGAAGTTTTGCATGGAAAATTACCTATTGTTGCATACAGGTTTGGAGATTTTGCTTATTTAACAGATGTAAAAACGGTTTCTGATGAAGAGAAATTGAAATTGAAAGATTTAGATGTTTTAGTAATAAACGCATTAAGAATAGAAGAGCATCCTACTCATTTTAATTTACAAGAAGCCTTAGATTTTATTGCTGAAGTAAAACCTAAAAAAGCTTACTTAACTCATATTAGTCATAAACTAGGTTTTCATAATGAGGTATCTAAAATGTTACCCGAAAACGTGTTTTTAGCCTATGATGGTTTAAAAATAACAGTTTAA
- a CDS encoding TonB-dependent receptor translates to MAISLKGDQEISSVPTIKSKALRINLNRDIYGTFAEIGAGQETARNFFRSGAASGTIAKAMSAYDKDFSDAIYGVEEDNRYVTQPRLKKMLGHEIDLMEDRLSRQKHPDKLFFSYANTVTTIDFAKQFKGHGWVGIRFQLDPLEGYNEIVLHLRFKETDARLQQETLGILGVNLIYGAFYLNDNPKDLVKSFYDNLSNDQLEIDMINFAGPRFMYVDNRLMSLQLLKNGMTNAVMFGPDGNNLLPAQVLYKKNILALRGSFRPVTKVNMDMYEKSKKIFLSENKVEENKTQVIFEITLSNLTSEGKINERDFLDRAELLCSLGQNVMITSFQQYFKLVEYFSEFTKERMGLTMGGQNLIELFDEKYYRNLSGGILEAFGKLFYRDLKVYTYPYHDTESDEYITIEKLKVHPRMKELYKFFKNNGKLVNIDDFDKDILDIFSRTILKMILNGEKGWEEMLPEGISDTIKQKRLFGYSRTRVRK, encoded by the coding sequence ATGGCAATATCTTTAAAAGGAGATCAAGAGATTAGTAGTGTTCCTACAATTAAAAGCAAAGCGCTAAGAATTAATTTAAATAGAGATATTTACGGAACGTTTGCTGAGATTGGCGCAGGACAAGAAACTGCTCGTAACTTTTTTAGATCTGGAGCTGCTTCAGGAACAATAGCAAAAGCAATGAGTGCTTATGATAAAGATTTTTCTGATGCTATTTATGGCGTAGAAGAAGACAATCGTTATGTTACTCAGCCGCGTTTAAAAAAAATGTTAGGTCACGAAATCGATTTAATGGAAGATCGATTAAGCAGACAAAAACATCCAGATAAATTATTCTTTAGTTACGCCAACACAGTAACTACTATAGATTTTGCAAAACAATTTAAAGGACACGGTTGGGTAGGAATTCGTTTTCAATTAGACCCTCTAGAAGGCTACAATGAAATTGTTTTACACTTACGTTTTAAAGAAACGGATGCTCGTTTACAGCAAGAAACCTTAGGTATTTTAGGTGTAAATCTAATTTATGGTGCTTTTTATCTGAATGATAATCCTAAAGATTTAGTAAAATCTTTTTACGACAACTTAAGCAATGACCAGTTAGAAATTGATATGATTAATTTTGCTGGACCTCGTTTTATGTATGTAGACAACCGTTTAATGAGTTTACAGTTGCTAAAAAATGGTATGACAAATGCCGTTATGTTTGGCCCTGACGGAAATAACTTATTACCAGCACAAGTTTTATATAAGAAAAACATTTTAGCTTTACGTGGAAGTTTTAGACCTGTTACTAAGGTAAATATGGACATGTATGAAAAGTCTAAAAAAATATTTTTATCCGAAAATAAAGTAGAAGAAAATAAAACGCAAGTAATTTTCGAGATTACCCTAAGTAACCTAACTTCTGAAGGTAAAATTAATGAAAGAGATTTCTTAGACAGAGCAGAATTACTTTGTTCTCTAGGACAAAATGTAATGATTACAAGCTTTCAACAATACTTTAAATTGGTAGAATATTTTAGTGAATTTACCAAAGAAAGAATGGGCTTAACCATGGGAGGTCAAAATCTTATAGAACTTTTTGATGAAAAATATTACCGTAATTTAAGTGGAGGAATCTTAGAAGCTTTTGGTAAATTATTTTACAGAGACTTAAAAGTATATACCTATCCTTATCATGATACGGAATCTGACGAATATATTACAATAGAAAAACTAAAGGTTCACCCAAGAATGAAAGAACTATACAAGTTCTTTAAAAACAACGGAAAACTTGTTAATATTGATGATTTTGACAAAGATATCTTAGATATTTTTTCTCGTACTATCTTAAAAATGATTTTAAACGGAGAAAAAGGCTGGGAAGAAATGTTACCTGAAGGAATTTCTGATACCATAAAGCAAAAAAGACTTTTTGGTTACTCTAGAACAAGAGTCAGAAAATAA
- a CDS encoding RNA polymerase sigma factor has protein sequence MTDETILIEQLKNIQTKDKAFRELITLYKERLYWHIRKIVISHDDADDVLQNTFIKVFKNIDKFNQESKLFSWMYRIATNESITFINKRAKKRSLDIADYQQELASTLASDDFYTGDEIQIILQKAVATLPQKQQLVFNMKYFDEIKYDEMSEILETSVGALKASYFHAVKKIELYIKKEAN, from the coding sequence TTGACAGACGAAACTATTTTAATAGAACAGTTAAAAAATATTCAGACTAAAGATAAAGCGTTTAGAGAGCTTATAACTCTCTATAAAGAACGCTTGTATTGGCACATCCGTAAAATTGTGATTTCTCATGATGATGCAGATGATGTTTTACAAAATACGTTTATTAAGGTTTTTAAAAATATAGATAAGTTTAACCAGGAGAGTAAGTTATTTTCTTGGATGTACAGAATTGCAACCAATGAGTCTATTACTTTTATAAATAAAAGAGCTAAAAAACGAAGTTTAGACATTGCTGACTACCAACAAGAATTAGCATCTACTCTAGCGAGTGATGATTTTTATACAGGTGATGAAATTCAAATTATTTTACAAAAAGCAGTTGCAACATTACCACAAAAGCAACAACTTGTTTTTAACATGAAGTATTTTGATGAAATAAAATATGATGAAATGTCTGAAATTCTAGAAACCTCTGTTGGAGCTTTAAAAGCTTCTTATTTTCATGCAGTTAAAAAAATTGAACTTTACATAAAAAAAGAAGCCAATTAA
- a CDS encoding chloramphenicol acetyltransferase, whose translation MKYLDIENWNRKQHYEHFRNLEDPFFGVTVNVDVTALYKRSKLEKKSFFAMYLHACLVALNSIENFKYRIQDDKVFICDTIHASATIAREDYTFGFSFIHYVEDLEIFNKNFLEEKERILNSTDLFPPIVSDSCIYCSALPWFTFTSQKEPVSGVKNESIPKLSFGKTYQENDRIMMPVAIAANHALVDGYHIGLFFEEYQKQLDKNT comes from the coding sequence ATGAAGTATTTAGATATTGAAAACTGGAATAGAAAACAACATTACGAACATTTTAGAAATTTAGAAGATCCTTTTTTTGGAGTGACGGTTAATGTTGATGTTACTGCGCTATACAAAAGATCTAAGTTAGAAAAGAAATCTTTCTTTGCCATGTATTTGCATGCTTGTTTGGTAGCGTTAAACAGCATAGAAAATTTTAAGTACAGAATACAAGATGATAAAGTTTTTATCTGTGATACAATTCATGCTTCGGCAACCATTGCAAGAGAAGACTATACTTTTGGTTTTTCTTTTATTCATTATGTAGAAGATTTAGAAATATTCAATAAGAACTTTTTAGAGGAGAAAGAGAGAATTTTAAATTCTACAGATTTATTTCCTCCAATAGTGTCAGATAGTTGTATTTATTGTTCGGCTTTACCTTGGTTTACATTTACGAGTCAAAAAGAACCCGTTTCTGGAGTTAAAAATGAAAGTATACCAAAGTTATCTTTTGGTAAAACTTATCAAGAAAACGATAGAATAATGATGCCTGTAGCTATTGCTGCAAACCATGCATTAGTAGACGGATATCATATTGGTTTATTTTTTGAAGAATATCAGAAACAATTAGATAAAAACACCTAA
- a CDS encoding HAD family hydrolase produces the protein MKISNNIKVIAFDADDTLWVNETYFRDAEHQFAKLLAKYETENKIDQELFKKEIKNLAYYGYGVKGFILSMVECALELSNYNVNQKTIAAILDIGKDMLDKPIELLDGVEEVLQSLQGKYKLIVATKGDLLDQERKLEKSNLLKHFHHIEVMSDKKAKDYKKLIKRLDIKPSEFLMIGNSLKSDVLPLVALGASAIHVPFHTTWVHEEVSDQEKSDSDYKTVANIKDIVPFL, from the coding sequence ATGAAAATAAGTAACAACATAAAGGTAATTGCTTTTGATGCGGATGATACTTTGTGGGTAAACGAAACTTATTTTAGAGATGCAGAACATCAATTTGCAAAATTATTAGCAAAGTACGAGACAGAAAATAAAATAGACCAAGAGCTTTTTAAGAAAGAGATTAAAAACTTAGCCTATTATGGTTATGGCGTAAAAGGTTTTATTTTATCTATGGTAGAATGTGCTTTAGAGCTTTCTAATTATAACGTAAATCAAAAAACAATAGCCGCCATTTTAGATATCGGTAAAGATATGCTAGATAAGCCTATAGAATTGCTAGATGGAGTAGAAGAGGTGTTGCAATCTCTACAAGGTAAATATAAATTGATTGTTGCTACCAAAGGAGATTTGTTAGATCAAGAAAGAAAGTTGGAGAAATCTAATTTGCTAAAACATTTTCATCACATAGAAGTGATGAGTGATAAGAAGGCGAAAGATTACAAGAAATTAATAAAGCGTTTAGATATAAAGCCATCAGAATTTTTGATGATTGGTAATTCGTTAAAATCAGATGTTTTACCATTAGTTGCTTTAGGTGCATCTGCAATTCATGTTCCTTTTCATACCACTTGGGTTCATGAAGAAGTGAGTGATCAAGAAAAATCTGATTCAGATTACAAAACAGTTGCTAACATTAAAGACATCGTTCCCTTTTTATGA
- the kdsB gene encoding 3-deoxy-manno-octulosonate cytidylyltransferase, whose amino-acid sequence MKIIAMIPARYSASRFPGKLMKDLGGKSVILRTYEAALHTNLFDDVFIVTDSDIIFETIEKAGGKAIMSTKEHECGSDRIAEAVENIEADIVINVQGDEPFIDEVSLSKLIDVFKKDDKKEIDLASLKVQITNKEDIENPNNVKVITDVDNLAIYFSRSVIPFHRDKDIAVKYYKHKGVYAFRKQALIDFYNTPMTPLEAAEKIEAIRYQEIGKKIKMVETDVEAVGIDTPEDLEKAIQFLKL is encoded by the coding sequence ATGAAAATAATTGCCATGATTCCTGCACGATATAGTGCATCTCGTTTCCCTGGAAAGTTAATGAAAGATTTAGGAGGGAAATCTGTTATTTTAAGAACGTATGAAGCCGCTTTGCATACCAATTTATTTGATGATGTTTTTATTGTAACAGATTCTGATATTATTTTTGAAACCATAGAAAAAGCAGGCGGAAAAGCAATTATGAGTACCAAAGAACACGAATGTGGTTCTGATAGAATTGCCGAAGCAGTAGAAAATATCGAAGCAGATATTGTAATTAATGTACAAGGTGATGAACCTTTTATAGATGAAGTTTCGCTTTCTAAATTAATTGATGTCTTTAAAAAAGACGATAAAAAAGAGATTGATTTAGCTTCTTTAAAAGTACAAATTACCAATAAAGAAGATATCGAAAACCCTAATAATGTGAAGGTTATTACGGATGTGGATAATTTGGCAATTTACTTCTCTAGAAGCGTAATTCCGTTTCATAGAGATAAAGATATTGCTGTTAAGTATTATAAACACAAAGGCGTGTATGCTTTTAGAAAGCAAGCGTTAATAGATTTTTACAATACGCCAATGACTCCATTGGAAGCTGCAGAAAAAATAGAAGCCATTAGATACCAGGAAATTGGTAAAAAAATTAAAATGGTAGAAACAGATGTAGAAGCTGTAGGTATAGACACTCCGGAAGATTTAGAAAAAGCGATTCAATTTTTAAAATTATAA
- a CDS encoding 6-pyruvoyl trahydropterin synthase family protein, which translates to MPKVKVYRRAHFNAAHRLFNSEWSDEKNAEVFGKCSNPNYHGHNYEMIVALFGEVDPITGFVYDLGLLRELIKEEIEEPFDHKNLNIEVPEFKNLNPTAENISIIIYNKLRAHIPANLEIEVTLYETRRNFVRYSGE; encoded by the coding sequence ATGCCTAAAGTAAAAGTTTATAGAAGAGCACATTTTAATGCGGCACACAGACTATTTAATTCAGAGTGGTCGGATGAGAAAAATGCAGAAGTATTTGGTAAATGCAGCAACCCAAACTATCATGGTCATAATTATGAAATGATTGTGGCGTTGTTTGGTGAAGTAGATCCTATTACTGGTTTTGTATATGATCTAGGCTTGTTAAGAGAATTGATTAAAGAAGAAATAGAAGAGCCTTTTGATCATAAAAACTTAAATATTGAAGTTCCAGAATTTAAAAACTTAAATCCAACTGCAGAAAACATCTCAATAATTATTTATAACAAATTAAGAGCTCACATACCTGCAAACTTAGAAATAGAAGTAACTTTATACGAAACACGAAGAAACTTTGTACGTTATTCTGGAGAGTAA
- the idi gene encoding isopentenyl-diphosphate Delta-isomerase, whose translation MEEQVVLVDEKDNPIGLMAKMEAHEKAVLHRAFSVFVFNDKGELMLQQRAAHKYHSPLLWTNTCCSHQRDGETNLAAGKRRLMEEMGFVTEIKEVFSFMYKAPFDNGLTEHEFDHVMVGYYNDAPKINKEEVEAYKWMTLLDVKKDMENNPNEYTEWFKIIFDKSFEKLKNA comes from the coding sequence ATGGAAGAACAAGTAGTTTTAGTAGATGAAAAAGACAATCCGATTGGATTGATGGCAAAAATGGAAGCGCATGAAAAAGCAGTATTGCATAGAGCTTTCTCAGTGTTTGTTTTTAATGATAAAGGAGAATTAATGCTGCAACAAAGAGCTGCACACAAATACCATTCGCCTTTATTATGGACAAATACCTGTTGTTCTCATCAAAGAGATGGAGAAACAAATTTAGCTGCAGGTAAACGAAGATTAATGGAAGAAATGGGATTTGTTACGGAGATAAAGGAAGTTTTTTCGTTTATGTACAAAGCACCTTTTGATAACGGTTTAACAGAGCATGAATTCGATCATGTGATGGTTGGTTATTATAACGATGCTCCCAAAATAAATAAAGAAGAAGTAGAAGCTTATAAGTGGATGACTTTACTTGATGTTAAAAAAGACATGGAGAACAATCCAAATGAATATACAGAGTGGTTTAAAATTATTTTTGATAAATCTTTTGAAAAATTAAAAAATGCCTAA
- a CDS encoding peptidylprolyl isomerase, with the protein MKIFLKAFFIVAIIAFYQCKDEKKPVEKQTNKNKLEEKAVKAWDSLNSENTEAFLTVFGKQNPETIVEITTDFGKIKLRLFEDVPIHRANFIFLTKIKYFNTTVFYRIAKNFVLQGGNSDEMYTQRERRKYGNYLLEPEFRNNRKHKYGALAAARQWDNNPNKLSSPFEFYIVQSKRGAHHLDNEHTVFGEVISGFDTMTKMSKVEVGVDEWPLDDVKMHIEIIE; encoded by the coding sequence ATGAAAATTTTCTTAAAAGCCTTTTTTATAGTTGCCATAATTGCATTTTATCAATGTAAAGATGAAAAGAAACCTGTAGAAAAACAAACTAATAAAAATAAACTAGAAGAGAAGGCTGTAAAAGCATGGGATAGCCTAAATAGCGAAAATACAGAGGCTTTTTTAACCGTATTTGGCAAACAAAACCCAGAAACCATTGTAGAAATTACAACCGATTTTGGTAAAATAAAATTGCGTTTGTTTGAAGATGTACCAATTCACAGAGCAAATTTTATTTTCTTAACCAAAATAAAATATTTTAACACTACTGTTTTTTATAGAATTGCTAAAAACTTTGTGCTACAAGGTGGTAATTCTGATGAAATGTACACCCAGAGAGAACGCAGAAAATATGGGAACTATCTGTTAGAACCCGAATTTAGAAATAACAGAAAACATAAATATGGTGCATTGGCCGCTGCCAGACAATGGGACAATAACCCTAATAAATTATCAAGTCCTTTTGAGTTTTATATCGTTCAAAGTAAAAGAGGTGCTCATCATTTAGATAATGAACATACTGTTTTTGGTGAAGTCATTTCTGGTTTTGATACCATGACAAAAATGTCTAAAGTAGAAGTTGGCGTAGATGAATGGCCTCTTGATGATGTAAAAATGCACATCGAGATTATAGAATAA